A stretch of Bradyrhizobium sp. CCBAU 53338 DNA encodes these proteins:
- the flaF gene encoding flagellar biosynthesis regulator FlaF, which translates to MSNSAASAYARVATTTASPRDIEAQTLLKAANKLQDAVNNADPFSEQTTQALMFNRKLWTIFLSEAMRDNNPQPLDVRQKIANISVFVLSQTAALQMSPQFDHFRPLIEINRNIAAGLSGRP; encoded by the coding sequence ATGTCGAATTCTGCTGCCTCGGCCTACGCGCGTGTTGCAACGACCACCGCATCTCCTCGCGACATCGAGGCGCAGACTCTGCTGAAGGCCGCCAACAAGCTTCAGGACGCGGTCAACAATGCTGACCCATTCAGCGAGCAGACCACGCAGGCGCTGATGTTCAATCGCAAGCTCTGGACCATCTTCCTCAGCGAAGCGATGCGCGACAACAATCCGCAGCCGCTCGACGTCCGGCAGAAGATCGCCAACATCAGCGTGTTCGTGCTGAGTCAGACCGCGGCGCTGCAAATGAGCCCGCAGTTCGATCATTTCCGCCCGCTGATCGAGATCAACCGCAACATCGCCGCCGGCCTGTCCGGTCGCCCGTGA
- the flgJ gene encoding flagellar assembly peptidoglycan hydrolase FlgJ — MQTGMLNTARVVSAALSSNPAFSVESRNGRPDFELAAALQKVSPQQQAKAQKTATDFEGMFLNSMFAQMTSGLKGEGPFGDTPGTGVWRSMLTEQYSKNFASAGGVGVARDVYRTLIIQQAKTTLRTA, encoded by the coding sequence ATGCAGACCGGCATGCTCAACACCGCGCGCGTCGTGTCCGCGGCGCTCTCCTCGAATCCCGCATTCTCCGTGGAAAGCCGCAACGGCCGTCCCGACTTCGAGCTCGCCGCAGCACTTCAGAAAGTCTCGCCGCAGCAGCAGGCCAAGGCGCAGAAGACCGCCACCGACTTCGAGGGCATGTTCCTCAACAGCATGTTCGCTCAGATGACCTCGGGCCTGAAGGGCGAAGGCCCGTTCGGCGACACGCCTGGTACCGGCGTGTGGCGCTCGATGCTGACCGAGCAATATTCCAAGAACTTCGCCAGCGCCGGCGGCGTCGGCGTCGCCCGCGACGTCTACCGTACCCTGATCATACAACAGGCCAAAACCACTCTTCGTACGGCATAA
- a CDS encoding flagellar basal body P-ring protein FlgI codes for MPGVRWVRIFGVAFAALSALALSVASANATSRIKDLANIEGVRQNQLIGYGLVVGLNGTGDTLNNIPFTKQSLQAMLERMGVNIRGATIRTGNVAAVMVTGNLPAFATQGTRMDVTVSALGDAKDLRGGTLLVTPLLGADGNVYAVAQGSLAISGFQAEGEAAKIVRGVPTVGRIANGAIIEREIEFALNRLPNVRLALRNSDFTTAKRIAAAINDYLGVKTAEPIDPSTVQLSVPPEFKGNVVAFLTEIEQLQVDPDLAAKIIIDERSGIIVMGRDVRVATVAVAQGNLTVTISESPQVSQPNPLSRGRTVVTPRSSVGVTEDGKKFAVVKDGVSLQQLVDGLNGLGIGPRDLISILQAIKAAGAIEADIEVM; via the coding sequence AGGCGTTCGTTGGGTGAGGATTTTTGGAGTGGCCTTCGCCGCGCTGTCAGCGCTGGCGCTCTCGGTCGCGTCGGCGAACGCGACCTCGCGCATCAAGGATCTCGCCAATATCGAAGGCGTGCGGCAGAATCAGCTCATTGGCTATGGCCTCGTCGTCGGCCTCAACGGCACCGGCGACACCCTCAACAACATCCCCTTCACCAAGCAGTCGCTGCAAGCGATGCTCGAGCGCATGGGCGTCAACATCCGCGGCGCCACCATCCGCACCGGCAACGTCGCCGCGGTGATGGTGACAGGCAATCTGCCCGCCTTCGCGACGCAAGGCACGCGCATGGACGTCACCGTGTCCGCCCTCGGCGATGCCAAGGATCTGCGCGGTGGAACCCTGCTCGTCACTCCCCTGCTCGGCGCCGACGGCAACGTCTACGCGGTGGCGCAAGGCTCGCTCGCGATCTCCGGCTTCCAGGCCGAAGGCGAAGCAGCCAAGATCGTGCGCGGCGTGCCGACCGTGGGCCGCATCGCCAACGGCGCCATCATCGAGCGCGAGATCGAGTTCGCGCTCAATCGCCTGCCGAACGTTCGTCTCGCGCTGCGCAACTCCGACTTCACCACGGCCAAGCGGATTGCGGCGGCAATCAACGACTATCTCGGCGTCAAGACCGCCGAGCCGATCGATCCCTCGACCGTGCAGCTTTCGGTCCCGCCCGAGTTCAAGGGCAACGTCGTCGCCTTTCTCACCGAGATCGAGCAGCTTCAGGTCGATCCCGACCTCGCCGCCAAGATCATCATCGACGAACGCTCGGGCATCATCGTGATGGGCCGCGACGTCCGCGTCGCCACCGTCGCGGTCGCGCAAGGCAATCTCACGGTCACGATCTCCGAAAGCCCGCAGGTCAGCCAGCCCAATCCGCTGTCGCGGGGCCGGACCGTGGTCACACCGCGCTCCAGCGTCGGCGTCACCGAGGACGGCAAGAAGTTCGCCGTCGTCAAGGATGGCGTCTCGCTCCAGCAGCTCGTCGACGGCCTCAACGGCCTCGGCATCGGCCCGCGCGACCTCATCAGCATCCTCCAGGCGATCAAGGCCGCGGGGGCGATCGAAGCCGATATCGAGGTGATGTGA